Part of the Numida meleagris isolate 19003 breed g44 Domestic line chromosome 26, NumMel1.0, whole genome shotgun sequence genome is shown below.
NNNNNNNNNNNNNNNNNNNNNNNNNNNNNNNNNNNNNNNNNNNNNNNNNNNNNNNNNNNNNNNNNNNNNNNNNNNNNNNNNNNNNNNNNNNNNNNNNNNNNNNNNNNNNNNNNNNNNNNNNNNNNNNNNNNNNNNNNNNNNNNNNNNNNNNNNNNNNNNNNNNNNNNNNNNNNNNNNNNNNNNNNNNNNNNNNNNNNNNNNNNNNNNNNNNNNNNNNNNNNNNNNNNNNNNNNNNNNNNNNNNNNNNNNNNNNNNNNNNNNNNNNNNNNNNNNNNNNNNNNNNNNNNNNNNNNNNNNNNNNNNNNNNNNNNNNNNNNNNNNNNNNNNNNNNNNNNNNNNNNNNNNNNNNNNNNNNNNNNNNNNNNNNNNNNNNNNNNNNNNNNNNNNNNNNNNNNNNNNNNNNNNNNNNNNNNNNNNNNNNNNNNNNNNNNNNNNNNNNNNNNNNNNNNNNNNNNNNNNNNNNNNNNNNNNNNNNNNNNNNNNNNNNNNNNNNNNNNNNNNNNNNNNNNNNNNNNNNNNNNNNNNNNNNNNNNNNNNNNNNNNNNNNNNNNNNNNNNNNNNNNNNNNNNNNNNNNNNNNNNNNNNNNNNNNNNNNNNNNNNNNNNNNNNNNNNNNNNNNNNNNNNNNNNNNNNNNNNNNNNNNNNNNNNNNNNNNNNNNNNNNNNNNNNNNNNNNNNNNNNNNNNNNNNNNNNNNNNNNNNNNNNNNNNNNNNNNNNNNNNNNNNNNNNNNNNNNNNNNNNNNNNNNNNNNNNNNNNNNNNNNNNNNNNNNNNNNNNNNNNNNNNNNNNNNNNNNNNNNNNNNNNNNNNNNNNNNNNNNNNNNNNNNNNNNNNNNNNNNNNNNNNNNNNNNNNNNNNNNNNNNNNNNNNNNNNNNNNNNNNNNNNNNNNNNNNNNNNNNNNNNNNNNNNNNNNNNNNNNNNNNNNNNNNNNNNNNNNNNNNNNNNNNNNNNNNNNNNNNNNNNNNNNNNNNNNNNNNNNNNNNNNNNNNNNNNNNNNNNNNNNNNNNNNNNNNNNNNNNNNNNNNNNNNNNNNNNNNNNNNNNNNNNNNNNNNNNNNNNNNNNNNNNNNNNNNNNNNNNNNNNNNNNNNNNNNNNNNNNNNNNNNNNNNNNNNNNNNNNNNNNNNNNNNNNNNNATCCCGTCGATCCTCTGATTCCTGCCCCACCCCCGTGCCctgctgtccctctgtcccttcTGCACTGGGCTGTTCTCTTCCTGGctgcctgtctgtctgtccttccGCTGCTGTCCCATCCCACATCTTAATCCGACCTCACCCATTCATCCTTCCACAATTTGTCCCTCCACGACCATTCCTATCTCCTACTCCCTACCCAACCATCTATCCCCACCCATCCCCACccatctgtccatctgtccccaTCCATCTCTCCATCCATCCTCATCCATCTGTCTAttcctccatccccatccctccatccctaTCCATCCCTACCCATccccatccatccattcatccgtccatccatcccCACCAATCCTgatccatccctccatccccatccatccatccctgtCCATCTGTTCATCCCCGTCCATCTATCCATACCCATCCCCACCTATCCccgtccatccgtccatccattcccgtccatccatccccaccaatccccatccatccatccctgtccatctgtccatccctccatccctaTCCATACCCATCCCCACCAATTcccatccatccgtccatccattcccgtccatccatccccaccaatccccatccatccatccccgtccatctgtccatccctccatccccatcccaccatCCATCCCTACTCATCCCCATCCATCTGCCCATCCatccccatccatccatctctACCCATCCACGCGTCCATCtacccatccccaccccaccctGTCCCCCGGTCCCCAcctgtccgtctgtctgtccgtccgtctctctctctctgccccGGTCTCTCTTTCACCCCCAGATTTTACCGCTGTGGTTCCAGAGACGCCGCGCCTGGACAGCAGCTTGCAGAAGGCCCGCGCCCGGCTGCTAGCCAAGAGCCGCCGGCACCGGCCCTCGCGCTCCCGCCTGCGAGACAGCGCCAGCTCCACCGAGGGCGAGGAGGGGCTGGAGGCGGCGGTGAGAGCCGGGGGGGCACCGCACCCCAGGGAGGATCTGGGGAAGGGGAGCGCGGGAGGAAGGAGACACCTCTGGGAGGGGGGAACCGACAGGGGTTGGAGGCCCCCGGGGGAGACCGATGGGGGAttgacccccccccccccgccttgCCCTGTGCCCCCACCCAGGGAGCCGAGGGCAGCCCCGCAACCCCCGGCCGCTCGCCCCCCGCCGCGCCGCTGCTCCTGGCCCCCTCGCCCTCCTCCCGCTCGGAGTTCTCCTTCGAGGCGGGGGCGGtgtgcagggtgctgggggacccccccccggccccctcGCCGCCCCTCGGCCGCTACCGGCCCCTCACCAACGCCTCGTCCCAGGAGGGGCTGGCGGGCACCCCCTCGCCCAAGTCCTGCCCCAGCTCCGACAGCTCGCCCGGCTTCGCCCGCCGCGATGCGTGGCCCCAGCGGCACAGCGAAGGTGAggcccccccccccggccccctACCCGCACCTCAGTGTGGGGGGCGTGGGGGTGACAGCACCCCGTCCGTCTCATCCCACAGATGACAGCAGGGACATGAGCCCCCCCGAGCCGGCCAGCCCCACGGTGGGGCTGGATAAGAAGACCCGGAGAAAGTTCCTGGATTTGGGGTGAGACCCAGAATTGGGGAGGGATGAAGGACGGATGGTGGGGCATGGTGGGAACGCGGAGGAGGGGTCTCCATAGAGGTGGGGGGACGGATGGATGGACCTCTGAAGATAGATGGATGTCTCTGAAAATGGATGGAAGGAGGAGGTCTGAAGATGGAAGGATGGATGGGAGGGTCTCTGAaggtgggaggaggaagagatgcaTGGGTAGATGGGggagggaaaatgaaaatggatggggatggatggatggggaGGGTCTCTGTAcatggatgggtggatggaagCATCTGAAAAAGGATGGAAGGAGGAGGTCTGAGGATGGAGGAATGGATGGATGGGTCTCTGAAGATGGATGGAGGGAAGTCTCCGAAAATAGAAGGAAGGAGGATGTCTGAagatagatggatggatggatggatggatggatggatggatggatggggNNNNNNNNNNNNNNNNNNNNNNNNNNNNNNNNNNNNNNNNNNNNNNNNNNNNNNNNNNNNNNNNNNNNNNNNNNNNNNNNNNNNNNNNNNNNNNNNNNNNNNNNNNNNNNNNNNNNNNNNNNNNNNNNNNNNNNNNNNNNNNNNNNNNNNNNNNNNNNNNNNNNNNNNNNNNNNNNNNNNNNNNNNNNNNNNNNNNNNNNNNNNNNNNNNNNNNNNNNNNNNNNNNNNNNNNNNNNNNNNNNNNNNNNNNNNNNNNNNNNNNNNNNNNNNNNNNNNNNNNNNNNNNNNNNNNNNNNNNNNNNNNNNNNNNNNNNNNNNNNNNNNNNNNNNNNNNNNNNNNNNNNNNNNNNNNNNNNNNNNNNNNNNNNNNNNNNNNNNNNNNNNNNNNNNNNNNNNNNNNNNNNNNNNNNNNNNNNNNNNNNNNNNNNNNNNNNNNNNNNNNNNNNNNNNNNNNNNNNNNNNNNNNNNNNNNNNNNNNNNNNNNNNNNNNNNNNNNNNNNNNNNNNNNNNNNNNNNNNNNNNNNNNNNNNNNNNNNNNNNNNNNNNNNNNNNNNNNNNNNNNNNNNNNNNNNNNNNNNNNNNNNNNNNNNNNNNNNNNNNNNNNNNNNNNNNNNNNNNNNNNNNNNNNNNNNNNNNNNNNNNNNNNNNNNNNNNNNNNNNNNNNNNNNNNNNNNNNNNNNNNNNNNNNNNNNNNNNNNNNNNNNNNNNNNNNNNNNNNNNNNNNNNNNNNNNNNNNNNNNNNNNNNNNNNNNNNNNNNNNNNNNNNNNNNNNNNNNNNNNNNNNNNNNNNNNNNNNNNNNNNNNNNNNNNNNNNNNNNNNNNNNNNNNNNNNNNNNNNNNNNNNNNNNNNNNNNNNNNNNNNNNNNNNNNNNNNNNNNNNNNNNNNNNNNNNNNNNNNNNNNNNNNNNNNNNNNNNNNNNNNNNNNNNNNNNNNNNNNNNNNNNNNNNNNNNNNNNNNNNNNNNNNNNNNNNNNNNNNNNNNNNNNNNNNNNNNNNNNNNNNNNNNNNNNNNNNNNNNNNNNNNNNNNNNNNNNNNNNNNNNNNNNNNNNNNNNNNNNNNNNNNNNNNNNNNNNNNNNNNNNNNNNNNNNNNNNNNNNNNNNNNNNNNNNNNNNNNNNNNNNNNNNNNNNNNNNNNNNNNNNNNNNNNNNNNNNNNNNNNNNNNNNNNNNNNNNNNNNNNNNNNNNNNNNNNNNNNNNNNNNNNNNNNNNNNNNNNNNNNNNNNNNNNNNNNNNNNNNNNNNNNNNNNNNNNNNNNNNNNNNNNNNNNNNNNNNNNNNNNNNNNNNNNNNNNNNNNNNNNNNNNNNNNNNNNNNNNNNNNNNNNNNNNNNNNNNNNNNNNNNNNNNNNNNNNNNNNNNNNNNNNNNNNNNNNNNNNNNNNNNNNNNNNNNNNNNNNNNNNNNNNNNNNNNNNNNNNNNNNNNNNNNNNNNNNNNNNNNNNNNNNNNNNNNNNNNNNNNNNNNNNNNNNNNNNNNNNNNNNNNNNNNNNNNNNNNNNNNNNNNNNNNNNNNNNNNNNNNNNNNNNNNNNNNNNNNNNNNNNNNNNNNNNNNNNNNNNNNNNNNNNNNNNNNNNNNNNNNNNNNNNNNNNNNNNNNNNNNNNNNNNNNNNNNNNNNNNNNNNNNNNNNNNNNNNNNNNNNNNNNNNNNNNNNNNNNNNNNNNNNNNNNNNNNNNNNNNNNNNNNNNNNNNNNNNNNNNNNNNNNNNNNNNNNNNNNNNNNNNNNNNNNNNNNNNNNNNNNNNNNNNNNNNNNNNNNNNNNNNNNNNNNNNNNNNNNNNNNNNNNNNNNNNNNNNNNNNNNNNNNNNNNNNNNNNNNNNNNNNNNNNNNNNNNNNNNNNNNNNNNNNNNNNNNNNNNNNNNNNNNNNNNNNNNNNNNNNNNNNNNNNNNNNNNNNNNNNNNNNNNNNNNNNNNNNNNNNNNNNNNNNNNNNNNNNNNNNNNNNNNNNNNNNNNNNNNNNNNNNNNNNNNNNNNNNNNNNNNNNNNNNNNNNNNNNNNNNNNNNNNNNNNNNNNNNNNNNNNNNNNNNNNNNNNNNNNNNNNNNNNNNNNNNNNNNNNNNNNNNNNNNNNNNNNNNNNNNNNNNNNNNNNNNNNNNNNNNNNNNNNNNNNNNNNNNNNNNNNNNNNNNNNNNNNNNNNNNNNNNNNNNNNNNNNNNNNNNNNNNNNNNNNNNNNNNNNNNNNNNNNNNNNNNNNNNNNNNNNNNNNNNNNNNNNNNNNNNNNNNNNNNNNNNNNNNNNNNNNNNNNNNNNNNNNNNNNNNNNNNNNNNNNNNNNNNNNNNNNNNNNNNNNNNNNNNNNNNNNNNNNNNNNNNNNNNNNNNNNNNNNNNNNNNNNNNNNNNNNNNNNNNNNNNNNNNNNNNNNNNNNNNNNNNNNNNNNNNNNNNNNNNNNNNNNNNNNNNNNNNNNNNNNNNNNNNNNNNNNNNNNNNNNNNNNNNNNNNNNNNNNNNNNNNNNNNNNNNNNNNNNNNNNNNNNNNNNNNNNNNNNNNNNNNNNNNNNNNNNNNNNNNNNNNNNNNNNNNNNNNNNNNNNNNNNNNNNNNNNNNNNNNNNNNNNNNNNNNNNNNNNNNNNNNNNNNNNNNNNNNNNNNNNNNNNNNNNNNNNNNNNNNNNNNNNNNNNNNNNNNNNNNNNNNNNNNNNNNNNNNNNNNNNNNNNNNNNNNNNNNNNNNNNNNNNNNNNNNNNNNNNNNNNNNNNNNNNNNNNNNNNNNNNNNNNNNNNNNNNNNNNNNNNNNNNNNNNNNNNNNNNNNNNNNNNNNNNNNNNNNNNNNNNNNNNNNNNNNNNNNNNNNNNNNNNNNNNNNNNNNNNNNNNNNNNNNNNNNNNNNNNNNNNNNNNNNNNNNNNNNNNNNNNNNNNNNNNNNNNNNNNNNNNNNNNNNNNNNNNNNNNNNNNNNNNNNNNNNNNNNNNNNNNNNNNNNNNNNNNNNNNNNNNNNNNNNNNNNNNNNNNNNNNNNNNNNNNNNNNNNNNNNNNNNNNNNNNNNNNNNNNNNNNNNNNNNNNNNNNNNNNNNNNNNNNNNNNNNNNNNNNNNNNNNNNNNNNNNNNNNNNNNNNNNNNNNNNNNNNNNNNNNNNNNNNNNNNNNNNNNNNNNNNNNNNNNNNNNNNNNNNNNNNNNNNNNNNNNNNNNNNNNNNNNNNNNNNNNNNNNNNNNNNNNNNNNNNNNNNNNNNNNNNNNNNNNNNNNNNNNNNNNNNNNNNNNNNNNNNNNNNNNNNNNNNNNNNNNNNNNNNNNNNNNNNNNNNNNNNNNNNNNNNNNNNNNNNNNNNNNNNNNNNNNNNNNNNNNNNNNNNNNNNNNNNNNNNNNNNNNNNNNNNNNNNNNNNNNNNNNNNNNNNNNNNNNNNNNNNNNNNNNNNNNNNNNNNNNNNNNNNNNNNNNNNNNNNNNNNNNNNNNNNNNNNNNNNNNNNNNNNNNNGTCCCTCGCTGCCCATGGGGCAGTGCCCGCTATGGGGCGGGCACCGAGGCTGGTGGGTTGGGGGCAAGAAGGGCTTCCCCTTCCCACCCGTAACACCCGAGTGGGGGACCCCAGCGCCGCCCCCTGCTCCCGTACCCAAGTGCCACCACGGTGGGGGTCCCGGCGGTGCCCCCCGCCCTACGGCACGCGGTAGGTGGAGGTGTTCTTGGGTTCGGTGCTGGGCACGCTCCAGTCCCCCGCCTCCTGGCTGGCCTGGTAGTGCCGCCACGCCGACTTGTTGTACACCGGCAGCCGCTCCACCGAGTCCGTCGAGAGCGCCTAGGGGACAGGGGGGAGAGGTGGGCACGGCCCCCAGCCCCCAAGGGGTCCCGCCGAGGGGAAGGGCGAGGGGGGGTGGCTCTCACCTTCAGGTAGATGACGGCGTCGGTGCCGAAGCCCTCCATGGAGAAGAGCTGCAGGTCCCCCTGGAAGTACTTGGCGTACAGGCGGGAGATGGGCAGGCCGTACCCGAAGCCGGCCTGTGGGGCACGGGCAATGGGGTCAGTGCCCAAACCGCCCCCCGGAACCACGGGTGGCACCGTGTGCACGCAGCTGTGTCCGTGTGCCACCGCTGTGCCACGTCTCCCCAGGTCACCGTGCCGTCCCCACGCATCTCTGAACCCCCACCCCATGCACCCCAAGATGGTCCCATGTCGGCCTCAAAGCTCCGCGTGCCATCCCAGAATATCCCCCAGCCAGCCCCCAGGTCACCCAACTGACCCCAGATGTCCCCATGCCACTCCAGGCATGCACAGCGAACCCATGCCATGGCAAAACCTCACCGTGGTGACCCCAAAATACCCCAATGTAACCCCAAAATATCCGAGTGCCCTCCCCAAACCTCACCATGCCACCCCCAAAGTACCCCAGTGTAACCCCAAAACCTCACCATGGTGACCCCAAAATACCCTGGTGTAACCCCAAAATATCCGAGCACCACCCCAAAACCTCACCATGCCACCCCCAAAATACCCCAATGTAACCCCAAAATATCCGAGTGCCATCCCCAAACCTCACCATGGTGACCCCAAAATACCCTGGTGTAACCCCAAAATATCCGAGCACCACCCCAAAACCTCACCATGCCACCCCCAAAATACCTCAGTGTAACCCCAAAATATCTAAGTGCCACCCCAAAACCTCACCATGCCACCCCCAAAATACCCCAATGTAACCCCAAAATATCTAAGTGCCACTCTCAAATACCCCCATTTAACCCCAAATCCTAACCATGCTGACCCCAAATACCCCCATATAACCCCAAAACCTCACCTTGCTGACCTCAAAATACCCCCATGTAACCCCAAACCCCACCTGAACCTGCCCACATCTCTCCAAGCACCCCTAAATGTCCCCATGCTACCTCCCaagtgtccccaaatgtccctACTGCCATCTCCCAAGCCCTAAATGTCCCCATGCCACTCCAAGTGCCCCTcaatgtccccagtgccacctcccatgtgtccccaaatgtccctATGCTACTCCAAGCGCCCCCAAATGTCCTCAGTGACATCTTCCATGTCCCCAAATGCCCCCACTGCCGCCTCCCGTGTTCCCAAATGACCCCGTACTCCCCCAAGCGTCCCCAAACGCCCCCAGTGCCACTCCAAGTGCCCCCAAAtaccctcagtgccacctcctGAGTGTCCCCAAACGTCCCCATGCCACGCCAAGTGCCCCCAGATGTCACCACGCCGCCCCCAAACGTCCCCGTGCCACttccccacgtgtccccaggTACCACCATCCCACCCAGAggtgctcccccccccccccccccNNNNNNNNNNNNNNNNNNNNNNNNNNNNNNNNNNNNNNNNNNNNNNNNNNNNNNNNNNNNNNNNNNNNNNNNNNNNNNNNNNNNNNNNNNNNNNNNNNNNNNNNNNNNNNNNNNNNNNNNNNNNNNNNNNNNNNNNNNNNNNNNNNNNNNNNNNNNNNNNNNNNNNNNNNNNNNNNNNNNNNNNNNNNNNNNNNNNNNNNNNNNNNNNNNNNNNNNNNNNNNNNNNNNNNNNNNNNNNNNNNNNNNNNNNNNNNNNNNNNNNNNNNNNNNNNNNNNNNNNNNNNNNNNNNNNNNNNNNNNNNNNNNNNNNNNNNNNNNNNNNNNNNNNNNNNNNNNNNNNNNNNNNNNNNNNNNNNNNNNNNNNNNNNNNNNNNNNNNNNNNNNNNNNNNNNNNNNNNNNNNNNNNNNNNNNNNNNNNNNNNNNNNNNNNNNNNNNNNNNNNNNNNNNNNNNNNNNNNNNNNNNNNNNNNNNNNNNNNNNNNNNNNNNNNNNNNNNNNNNNNNNNNNNNNNNNNNNNNNNNNNNNNNNNNNNNNNNNNNNNNNNNNNNNNNNNNNNNNNNNNNNNNNNNNNNNNNNNNNNNNNNNNNNNNNNNNNNNNNNNNNNNNNNNNNNNNNNNNNNNNNNNNNNNNNNNNNNNNNNNNNNNNNNNNNNNNNNNNNNNNNNNNNNNNNNNNNNNNNNNNNNNNNNNNNNNNNNNNNNNNNNNNNNNNNNNNNNNNNNNNNNNNNNNNNNNNNNNNNNNNNNNNNNNNNNNNNNNNNNNNNNNNNNNNNNNNNNNNNNNNNNNNNNNNNNNNNNNNNNNNNNNNNNNNNNNNNNNNNNNNNNNNNNNNNNNNNNNNNNNNNNNNNNNNNNNNNNNNNNNNNNNNNNNNNNNNNNNNNNNNNNNNNNNNNNNNNNNNNNNNNNNNNNNNNNNNNNNNNNNNNNNNNNNNNNNNNNNNNNNNNNNNNNNNNNNNNNNNNNNNNNNNNNNNNNNNNNNNNNNNNNNNNNNNNNNNNNNNNNNNNNNNNNNNNNNNNNNNNNNNNNNNNNNNNNNNNNNNNNNNNNNNNNNNNNNNNNNNNNNNNNNNNNNNNNNNNNNNNNNNNNNNNNNNNNNNNNNNNNNNNNNNNNNNNNNNNNNNNNNNNNNNNNNNNNNNNNNNNNNNNNNNNNNNNNNNNNNNNNNNNNNNNNNNNNNNNNNNNNNNNNNNNNNNNNNNNNNNNNNNNNNNNNNNNNNNNNNNNNNNNNNNNNNNNNNNNNNNNNNNNNNNNNNNNNNNNNNNNNNNNNNNNNNNNNNNNNNNNNNNNNNNNNNNNNNNNNNNNNNNNNNNNNNNNNNNNNNNNNNNNNNNNNNNNNNNNNNNNNNNNNNNNNNNNNNNNNNNNNNNNNNNNNNNNNNNNNNNNNNNNNNNNNNNNNNNNNNNNNNNNNNNNNNNNNNNNNNNNNNNNNNNNNNNNNNNNNNNNNNNNNNNNNNNNNNNNNNNNNNNNNNNNNNNNNNNNNNNNNNNNNNNNNNNNNNNNNNNNNNNNNNNNNNNNNNNNNNNNNNNNNNNNNNNNNNNNNNNNNNNNNNNNNNNNNNNNNNNNNNNNNNNNNNNNNNNNNNNNNNNNNNNNNNNNNNNNNNNNNNNNNNNNNNNNNNNNNNNNNNNNNNNNNNNNNNNNNNNNNNNNNNNNNNNNNNNNNNNNNNNNNNNNNNNNNNNNNNNNNNNNNNNNNNNNNNNNNNNNNNNNNNNNNNNNNNNNNNNNNNNNNNNNNNNNNNNNNNNNNNNNNNNNNNNNNNNNNNNNNNNNNNNNNNNNNNNNNNNNNNNNNNNNNNNNNNNNNNNNNNNNNNNNNNNNNNNNNNNNNNNNNNNNNNNNNNNNNNNNNNNNNNNNNNNNNNNNNNNNNNNNNNNNNNNNNNNNNNNNNNNNNNNNNNNNNNNNNNNNNNNNNNNNNNNNNNNNNNNNNNNNNNNNNNNNNNNNNNNNNNNNNNNNNNNNNNNNNNNNNNNNNNNNNNNNNNNNNNNNNNNNNNNNNNNNNNNNNNNNNNNNNNNNNNNNNNNNNNNNNNNNNNNNNNNNNNNNNNNNNNNNNNNNNNNNNNNNNNNNNNNNNNNNNNNNNNNNNNNNNNNNNNNNNNNNNNNNNNNNNNNNNNNNNNNNNNNNNNNNNNNNNNNNNNNNNNNNNNNNNNNNNNNNNNNNNNNNNNNNNNNNNNNNNNNNNNNNNNNNNNNNNNNNNNNNNNNNNNNNNNNNNNNNNNNNNNNNNNNNNNNNNNNNNNNNNNNNNNNNNNNNNNNNNNNNNNNNNNNNNNNNNNNNNNNNNNNNNNNNNNNNNNNNNNNNNNNNNNNNNNNNNNNNNNNNNNNNNNNNNNNNNNNNNNNNNNNNNNNNNNNNNNNNNNNNNNNNNNNNNNNNNNNNNNNNNNNNNNNNNNNNNNNNNNNNNNNNNNNNNNNNNNNNNNNNNNNNNNNNNNNNNNNNNNNNNNNNNNNNNNNNNNNNNNNNNNNNNNNNNNNNNNNNNNNNNNNNNNNNNNNNNNNNNNNNNNNNNNNNNNNNNNNNNNNNNNNNNNNNNNNNNNNNNNNNNNNNNNNNNNNNNNNNNNNNNNNNNNNNNNNNNNNNNNNNNNNNNNNNNNNNNNNNNNNNNNNNNNNNNNNNNNNNNNNNNNNNGGTGGGTTTCCCCATAGGCGGCACAGGGGGTGACACAGAGCGGGGCTGCGGTGATAGAGGTGGCacggtggggaggggggggtgcaCCGGGGGTGTCGCAACGCTGTCACCCCACACTCACTGCCCCAGCGTGGCCTGGTCCTCGGGGTCCTTGTCGAGGAACTCCATGATGTCCAGCAGGCTCTGCACGTACCTGGGGGAGCAGACGGTCACCTCAAGGTCACCCCAAACGGAGGGGACACTGGCACAGGGGGAGGGGCTCAGCACCCCCCCTTACAAAGCCACCCCATGCTCATGGggaggggggcgggggggtggTGCGTGCTTGTCCcccccatcccacagcacagTGACCACGGGAACAGCAGAGACTGAGCCCCTCCAATGTGACCCCAGGAGGTCACAGCAAcgtgcccccccccccatacATGCGCTTTGACAGGGGGGCACTGCCaggccccgctgcccccccccacccccccccactGTCACTGGCAGCGCTGGCACGAGACCCGAGGACACAAACAACTCGTCACGTGGCggctgggagcagggccagGCTGCCAGCACCGCCCTTAAAGGGACACCCAGAGCCTGCCCCCACCCTGCCCACACAGCCCCCCCCAGCCACAGGGGGAcaaggggacagcagggacagcagaACGGAGCAGCACCCCTTGGTTgaggacccccccccc
Proteins encoded:
- the SAMD14 gene encoding sterile alpha motif domain-containing protein 14, producing TLSPGPHLSVCLSVRLSLSAPVSLSPPDFTAVVPETPRLDSSLQKARARLLAKSRRHRPSRSRLRDSASSTEGEEGLEAAEGLAGTPSPKSCPSSDSSPGFARRDAWPQRHSEDDSRDMSPPEPASPTVGLDKKTRRKFLDLG
- the PDK2 gene encoding pyruvate dehydrogenase kinase, isozyme 2 produces the protein GGVLSPSPCASVPSVWGDLEVTVCSPRYVQSLLDIMEFLDKDPEDQATLGQVFWGHHGRHGTILGCMGWGFRDAWGRHGDLGRRGTAVAHGHSCVHTVPPVVPGGGLGTDPIARAPQAGFGYGLPISRLYAKYFQGDLQLFSMEGFGTDAVIYLKALSTDSVERLPVYNKSAWRHYQASQEAGDWSVPSTEPKNTSTYRVP